A region of Reichenbachiella carrageenanivorans DNA encodes the following proteins:
- a CDS encoding SdiA-regulated domain-containing protein: protein MPKAKIYLLVAWTFMFGCQHNSRPTAEALFHFVPQQFKQYNLQKPDAKYFLPYVLEEISGMAYYQPGIIACIQDEDGKVFFYNHKTREIENTVRFEGAGDYEGLASDGEKLYVAESNGHIYKIEIGSHGDIHKVKKYKTALKKQNDVEGLVYDPTLDKLLVACKDESSIEGKKQKGRSFYYFDLEDKKIEKKAAFNISRHDIKKYLEAHKDFEYEVNRINFKPSGIALHPINDHFYIIASIGKLMLITDKQGTIKGSIPLDPRLLGQPEGICFAPNGDLFISSEGQGDKGYILKFNMN, encoded by the coding sequence ATGCCAAAAGCAAAAATTTATTTATTAGTTGCTTGGACCTTTATGTTCGGTTGTCAGCACAATTCGCGACCCACAGCAGAGGCCTTATTTCATTTTGTACCTCAGCAGTTCAAACAGTACAATCTTCAAAAACCAGATGCCAAGTATTTTCTCCCCTACGTGCTAGAAGAAATATCGGGTATGGCTTATTACCAACCGGGCATCATTGCCTGTATTCAAGATGAAGACGGGAAAGTATTTTTTTATAATCACAAGACGAGAGAAATAGAAAACACTGTACGGTTCGAAGGGGCTGGCGATTACGAAGGTTTAGCCTCCGATGGAGAAAAGCTATACGTAGCGGAGAGTAATGGACACATTTACAAAATAGAAATCGGATCACATGGCGATATACACAAGGTGAAAAAGTATAAGACGGCACTTAAAAAGCAAAACGATGTGGAGGGTTTAGTCTATGACCCTACACTAGACAAACTTTTGGTGGCTTGTAAAGACGAGTCTAGCATCGAAGGCAAAAAACAGAAAGGGCGGTCGTTCTATTATTTCGACCTAGAGGACAAAAAAATAGAGAAAAAGGCTGCCTTCAATATTTCTAGACATGATATCAAAAAGTACCTTGAAGCGCACAAAGATTTTGAATACGAAGTCAATCGTATCAATTTCAAACCTTCAGGTATCGCATTACACCCGATCAATGATCATTTTTATATTATCGCTTCTATTGGTAAATTGATGCTGATCACAGACAAGCAAGGCACTATTAAAGGGAGTATCCCGCTCGATCCCAGACTACTAGGCCAACCAGAAGGTATTTGTTTTGCGCCTAATGGTGATCTGTTTATTTCTAGCGAAGGACAAGGAGATAAGGGCTATATTTTAAAGTTTAACATGAATTGA
- a CDS encoding Pycsar system effector family protein, with the protein MAIQTSVLTQVADHVRSSLKSELPSQFCYHNLTHTEEVVKASLEIAKGEGLNIEDQETIAIAAWFHDVGHAYDCDCHEKKSVEVARAFLELLGFPKDRISQIEGCIMATMMPQRPLNTMEAVLCDADLYHLSTDQFEERSKLLKKEWEEVKEEAFKESSWNKINAEFLSRHTYFTAYAKKNFTAGQAQNLEAIQMKISKAKKERPADLKKKIASLEKKLAKATEKENKPTRGIETMFRTTSKNHLDLSAMADNKANIMISINSIILSIIISVLIRKLEEYPHFIIPTILLTVVCLITIVLSILATRPNISKGLFTKSDIMNKRTNLLFFGNFHKMSLEEYEWGMNELMNDSKYLYGSLIKDIYYLGAVLGKKYRRLRVAYTVFMFGFVIAVLSFIIAEAFFKNQYMY; encoded by the coding sequence ATGGCGATTCAAACTTCTGTATTGACCCAAGTGGCGGATCACGTACGATCATCTCTGAAAAGTGAGCTGCCGTCTCAGTTTTGCTACCACAACTTGACCCATACCGAAGAAGTAGTAAAGGCCTCCTTAGAAATCGCCAAAGGCGAAGGCTTGAATATAGAAGACCAAGAAACAATAGCGATAGCCGCTTGGTTTCATGATGTAGGTCATGCCTACGACTGTGACTGTCATGAAAAAAAGAGTGTAGAGGTAGCCCGTGCTTTTTTAGAATTATTGGGTTTTCCCAAAGACCGAATCTCCCAAATAGAAGGATGTATCATGGCCACCATGATGCCCCAGCGGCCACTCAATACAATGGAAGCTGTTCTCTGCGACGCAGACTTATACCATCTGTCTACCGATCAGTTTGAGGAACGATCCAAACTCCTCAAAAAAGAATGGGAAGAGGTCAAAGAAGAAGCGTTTAAGGAATCCTCTTGGAATAAAATCAATGCGGAGTTTTTAAGCAGGCACACCTATTTTACAGCATATGCGAAAAAGAACTTTACCGCTGGACAAGCCCAAAACCTAGAGGCAATCCAAATGAAAATATCCAAAGCAAAAAAAGAACGTCCGGCAGACCTGAAAAAGAAAATAGCAAGCCTAGAGAAAAAATTAGCAAAAGCGACCGAAAAAGAGAACAAACCCACTAGGGGTATCGAAACGATGTTTCGAACCACTTCGAAAAACCACTTGGATCTAAGTGCCATGGCAGACAACAAGGCCAACATCATGATCTCAATCAATTCGATCATACTTTCCATTATCATCTCAGTGCTGATTCGAAAGTTAGAAGAATATCCACATTTTATCATTCCCACGATACTACTGACTGTTGTTTGTCTAATCACTATCGTATTGAGTATCCTTGCCACTCGTCCCAATATTTCTAAAGGGTTGTTCACTAAAAGTGACATCATGAACAAGCGAACAAACCTTCTCTTTTTTGGGAATTTCCACAAAATGAGCCTCGAAGAATATGAATGGGGCATGAACGAACTTATGAATGACAGCAAGTATCTATATGGCAGCCTAATCAAAGACATCTATTATCTAGGTGCCGTATTAGGCAAAAAATACCGAAGGCTCCGTGTCGCCTATACGGTGTTTATGTTTGGTTTTGTAATCGCTGTTTTGTCATTTATCATAGCCGAAGCCTTCTTCAAGAATCAATACATGTACTAA
- the ppk1 gene encoding polyphosphate kinase 1: MEEHKNTEQESEDVLEAQESTNSYFNRDLSWLTFNYRVLQEAKSKEVPLFERLRFLAIYSSNQDEFFRVRVANIRRLVEIGKKKINKALDIDPDELLDKLHERIQIQLEEYGHTMRNNVLKELEKNGVFIMDPDQLNEDQRATCLHYFKTKVLSFLQPYHFNLTMREPFLNNRELYFALKLRSKFSQGIKFAFLNIPSNRLPRFFKIPSPTFQFHYIFLDDIVKMHLDFVFPDYEVLECKSIKMNKDADLNIEDEFSGDLVEKIQKQIQKRNLGTPSRFLFDRTMSPELLDNFTDVFHLSEDDLVSGGRYHSLFDFMDFPNPIGGALEFEPQVSLQSNKIDNHRSIFTAIDEADRMLHFPYHSYNYILQFFNQAAIDPHVAEIKVTFYRMASDSLIGNALISAAKNGKKVTVFIELKARFDEENNLLWAEKMQKEGIRIIFSIPGLKVHAKVALVKKKTDDGSNKIYCFFGTGNLNEKTASIYCDHGLLTCHEKMGEELDEVFKYLYKRKQPKPFKHLLVSQFNIIEEFNELIDREINHVKKGRAGKIIIKLNNIEERGMIDKLYEASRAGVKIEMIVRSICCLIPGVKGMSENITVRRIVGRYLEHARVFWFKNNGKDELFMGSADWMKRNLKSRVEVTYPIYDEALKQEVKEILNLQLQDNTKAVMLDEQQNNIRVERGKGEKLYHAQEDTYQMVKKWEQVS, translated from the coding sequence TTGGAAGAACATAAGAATACAGAACAGGAAAGTGAAGACGTGCTAGAAGCTCAGGAGTCTACAAACTCATATTTTAATAGAGATCTTAGTTGGCTCACTTTCAATTATAGAGTACTGCAAGAGGCAAAGAGCAAAGAAGTGCCGCTGTTTGAGCGGTTGAGATTTTTGGCTATTTATTCTTCCAATCAAGATGAATTTTTCAGGGTACGTGTAGCCAATATCCGCCGATTGGTAGAAATAGGCAAGAAAAAAATCAATAAAGCGTTGGACATCGATCCAGACGAATTGTTGGACAAGCTGCATGAGCGTATTCAGATTCAGCTCGAAGAGTACGGTCATACCATGCGCAATAATGTACTGAAGGAGCTAGAAAAGAATGGTGTATTTATCATGGATCCTGATCAGCTCAACGAAGACCAAAGAGCGACATGTCTTCATTATTTTAAAACTAAGGTCCTCTCTTTTTTGCAGCCGTATCATTTCAATCTCACCATGCGTGAGCCTTTCCTTAATAATAGGGAGCTTTATTTTGCACTCAAGCTGAGGAGTAAATTTTCGCAAGGGATCAAATTTGCCTTTCTCAATATTCCTTCGAACCGTTTGCCAAGGTTTTTCAAAATTCCATCGCCGACTTTCCAATTTCATTATATTTTTTTAGATGATATTGTAAAAATGCATTTGGATTTTGTGTTTCCAGATTATGAGGTGCTAGAGTGCAAGAGTATCAAAATGAATAAAGATGCTGATCTCAATATTGAGGACGAGTTTAGTGGAGACTTGGTAGAAAAAATTCAGAAACAAATTCAAAAAAGAAATTTAGGGACACCGTCTCGCTTCCTATTCGATCGTACCATGTCGCCAGAGTTGTTAGACAATTTTACCGACGTATTTCATTTGTCGGAAGACGATTTGGTTTCTGGTGGTCGTTATCACAGCTTGTTTGATTTTATGGATTTTCCCAACCCAATAGGCGGAGCATTAGAATTTGAACCTCAGGTATCCCTACAGAGCAACAAAATAGATAATCATCGTTCAATTTTCACTGCCATTGATGAAGCGGATCGGATGCTTCATTTTCCGTACCATAGTTATAATTATATCCTGCAGTTTTTCAATCAAGCGGCTATCGACCCACATGTAGCAGAGATTAAGGTTACGTTTTATCGTATGGCTTCGGATTCTTTGATTGGAAATGCATTGATCTCTGCTGCCAAAAATGGCAAAAAAGTCACTGTGTTTATTGAGCTCAAAGCTCGATTCGACGAGGAAAATAATTTGCTCTGGGCCGAAAAAATGCAGAAAGAAGGGATCCGTATTATCTTTAGCATACCAGGGCTAAAAGTACACGCCAAAGTAGCACTGGTGAAGAAAAAAACCGACGATGGATCTAACAAAATATATTGCTTCTTTGGTACAGGAAATCTCAACGAAAAAACGGCCAGTATCTATTGCGATCATGGTCTGCTGACCTGTCACGAAAAGATGGGAGAAGAACTGGACGAAGTATTTAAATATCTCTACAAGAGAAAACAACCGAAGCCATTTAAACACCTTTTGGTTTCTCAGTTCAATATCATCGAAGAGTTTAATGAGCTGATAGATCGTGAGATTAATCATGTAAAGAAAGGGCGAGCGGGCAAAATAATCATTAAGCTCAATAATATCGAGGAACGGGGAATGATCGACAAGCTCTATGAAGCGAGTCGCGCCGGGGTGAAAATAGAAATGATCGTAAGAAGCATTTGCTGTCTGATACCAGGCGTGAAAGGAATGAGTGAAAATATCACCGTACGAAGAATCGTAGGGAGATACTTGGAGCATGCGAGAGTTTTTTGGTTTAAAAACAACGGCAAAGACGAGCTGTTTATGGGCTCGGCTGACTGGATGAAGCGAAACCTAAAAAGCCGAGTGGAAGTGACATACCCTATCTATGATGAGGCCTTGAAACAAGAGGTTAAAGAAATTTTAAACCTACAGTTACAAGACAATACCAAAGCCGTGATGCTCGATGAACAGCAAAACAATATTCGCGTAGAGCGGGGCAAGGGCGAAAAGCTCTATCATGCTCAGGAAGATACTTACCAGATGGTTAAAAAGTGGGAACAGGTAAGTTAG
- a CDS encoding GWxTD domain-containing protein: protein MCIPKKTNITIFLFWWMVLSLNAHAHDLTKENFSYLYNHAPVKIDYQIAKQDSLYKLILSFHLVKVLPTDSLVGFELSQQQKINSNQEELIKPIAVRVDSGFIKNVIELDFFAKEESNYLVVKFSFLERPYLFGIPINGALAFPLSNIIYGCDAEVMFYNGYKKLDSVWFEDIGESSNKEQFYAYMYEELFPAALPPMVVDGSPSAETLSIKRKIGFKGGMMLNEANHLYFIQNDTASDKGVSILSHEEYYPRIKKVEELIEALKYICTGDEFEELNVAEDQKLAFNEFWLNHIDDKQLASETIKKYFRSVKFANALFTDYKTGWKTDRGMIYIVFGPPEVVTQKEEVEIWEYKTFDGDLKFTFAKTRNLFVQYHYSLIRDKLLNKAWFTAVRKWRTGDL from the coding sequence ATGTGCATTCCCAAAAAAACCAATATTACAATTTTCTTGTTTTGGTGGATGGTTTTGAGCTTAAATGCCCATGCTCACGACCTGACCAAAGAAAATTTTAGTTACCTCTACAACCACGCCCCAGTCAAAATAGATTATCAAATTGCCAAACAAGATTCGCTTTATAAGCTAATTCTGAGTTTTCATTTAGTGAAAGTATTGCCTACGGATAGCTTGGTAGGTTTTGAGTTGTCTCAGCAGCAAAAGATCAATTCTAATCAAGAGGAACTGATCAAACCGATAGCTGTTAGGGTAGATTCTGGTTTTATCAAAAATGTAATCGAGTTGGATTTTTTTGCCAAAGAGGAAAGTAATTATTTGGTAGTAAAATTTTCTTTTTTGGAAAGGCCTTATTTGTTTGGGATTCCGATCAACGGAGCTTTGGCTTTTCCTTTGTCCAATATTATTTATGGGTGCGATGCCGAAGTCATGTTTTATAATGGTTATAAAAAGCTCGATTCGGTGTGGTTTGAAGACATTGGTGAAAGCAGCAACAAGGAGCAATTCTATGCCTACATGTATGAGGAGCTATTTCCAGCAGCTCTTCCACCCATGGTTGTCGATGGCAGTCCGTCTGCAGAAACGTTAAGCATCAAACGAAAGATTGGCTTCAAAGGTGGCATGATGCTCAATGAGGCCAATCATTTGTATTTTATACAAAATGATACGGCTTCCGATAAAGGAGTATCCATTTTAAGTCATGAAGAATATTATCCTCGGATCAAAAAAGTAGAGGAGCTGATAGAAGCTTTGAAGTACATCTGTACAGGCGATGAGTTTGAAGAACTCAACGTTGCGGAGGATCAAAAATTGGCTTTCAATGAGTTTTGGCTCAATCATATCGACGATAAGCAACTGGCATCAGAGACCATTAAAAAGTATTTTAGGTCAGTCAAATTTGCCAATGCGCTTTTTACCGATTACAAGACGGGATGGAAGACAGATCGAGGCATGATCTACATTGTATTCGGTCCGCCAGAAGTGGTCACCCAAAAAGAGGAAGTAGAAATATGGGAGTACAAGACATTCGATGGTGATTTAAAGTTTACTTTTGCCAAAACACGCAATTTATTTGTTCAATACCACTATTCCCTCATTCGAGACAAGTTGCTCAATAAGGCGTGGTTTACGGCAGTACGAAAATGGAGAACCGGAGATTTGTAA
- a CDS encoding phosphate/phosphite/phosphonate ABC transporter substrate-binding protein — MKTLLYFAVFATCLWSCSQKKKQDVDPEKLLNELMEKTDLVSEETAKGMISSVSFGSKKQPIRFYLTKQTSEDEMREKLAPLFEFLTTETGLFFEMHIPSTYQDMIMAFARDEAHVALMNSLSYIKAKDAYGVKAQLKIIRFRSASYYGQIIASAELGIEDIEGLQGKSMAYTDPASASGYLYPHHILFENNIVPSKVIFGGSHSAVVRMIYNGEVDAGATYYSAPDSEGKIRDARARLLDEYPDLAQKVKVVTITRPIPNDPIAIGRQIDKKLAYEIGNALIKFMSTPEAKTSLGSLYGIDGFVRANDMEYNTLREAMFIEDSLANLPVPTF, encoded by the coding sequence ATGAAAACCCTTCTATATTTTGCCGTATTTGCCACATGTCTATGGTCGTGTTCACAAAAGAAAAAACAGGACGTCGACCCAGAAAAGCTACTCAATGAGCTCATGGAGAAAACGGATCTAGTCTCTGAAGAAACCGCCAAAGGCATGATCTCATCGGTCTCTTTTGGTTCAAAGAAACAACCGATCAGGTTTTATTTGACCAAACAAACCAGCGAGGATGAGATGAGAGAAAAATTGGCGCCACTTTTCGAGTTCTTAACTACAGAAACTGGTTTGTTTTTCGAAATGCACATCCCCAGCACTTATCAAGACATGATTATGGCATTTGCCAGAGATGAAGCCCACGTGGCGCTAATGAATTCGCTGAGCTATATCAAAGCCAAAGATGCCTATGGAGTCAAGGCACAATTGAAAATCATTCGATTTCGGTCTGCCTCCTATTATGGTCAAATCATAGCCAGTGCCGAATTGGGTATCGAAGATATAGAAGGGCTACAAGGCAAATCTATGGCCTATACAGATCCTGCTTCAGCCTCTGGGTATTTATACCCGCATCACATCCTTTTCGAAAACAATATTGTCCCGTCCAAAGTGATTTTTGGCGGCAGCCATAGCGCTGTAGTACGCATGATATACAACGGCGAAGTAGACGCTGGAGCCACGTACTACTCTGCACCAGACAGCGAAGGCAAAATAAGAGACGCCAGAGCTCGACTCTTAGATGAATATCCAGACTTGGCACAGAAGGTGAAAGTAGTGACCATCACTCGACCGATCCCAAACGATCCAATTGCCATCGGACGACAAATCGATAAAAAATTAGCTTACGAAATAGGCAATGCCTTAATCAAGTTTATGTCTACTCCCGAAGCTAAAACTTCGCTAGGATCACTCTATGGCATAGACGGCTTTGTAAGAGCCAATGATATGGAATACAATACACTCCGCGAAGCCATGTTCATAGAAGATTCACTGGCTAACTTACCTGTTCCCACTTTTTAA
- a CDS encoding BamA/TamA family outer membrane protein translates to MIRSTLLFIVLGFSIIGWAQSPSTQHQVFLIGDAGEPKRATENLSSLKEQLQSAGKNATLIFLGDNIYPKGLPPKEHPGRKEAEEKLKLQLDITKKFEGRTIVIPGNHDWEKGRKEGWKYVNEQERFVKEYFDSKKVFYPKDGHPGPEEIKLAEGLYLIVFDMQWILHAWEKPLEHDPLEKMLPLDVIMDITSLLEEHKNDHVILASHHPLYSYGAHGGKFPLKTHLFPLTELNENLYVPLPVVGSIYPAYRATAGSIQDIPHPEYKTIRNTLEHFLKQYPNVVYVAGHEHSLQHIQKDGVNYVVSGSGSKATYLKENGEYLAFGKSIVGFGKLNFDQADVSVEFWAADDQSTKGKKIYEGGLYQFKYIPDPNANYPRYDFHTQLMTTAASEQYEASKGKRVWMGDNYRAEWSQPVTVPIFNITEEKGGLEVVKRGGGMQTNSLRLEAKDGRQYVLRSVEKYANKAVPDLLQETFAVKVVQDQISSSHPYGAFVVPPLAEAVGIYHTNPRLVYVPDDGAFGTYREVLAGELALFEERPSGDWSDAKFFGNSTDIVGSPEVQEELQDDNDNSVDQNFVLRNRLFDMVIGDWDRHEDQWRWASFEKGKGNLYRPIPRDRDQVFFINDGILPKIASRKWAMPKIEGFNENMRWAPGFNFNARYFDRIFMNEPDRDEWQQMIQLIQDSLTDEVIENAIRKWPENVYALSGERTVATLKARRDHLDEYATAFYESLSKQVNVVGTDKKELFLIENLNKDQLRVTSHKISKKGHIEQPLYHRTFDAADTKEVRIYGLDDEDRFKISGDTKSKVKVRVIGGEGDDEIFDMTSNQSAQNVKVYDLKKETLFSTVDTSFKPRLSRDPDINNYNKYEFKYDLLLPLVVGSYNRDDGVFVGGGFMYTRHGWRKEPFASRHRLMADVAIATGAFNVAYKGDFTDVFGKWNLNAVVDVKRPVVNNFFGLGNESVYDEDRGIDYYRLRVEDYYYALSLYNEIGNSGKISLGLHQRSIEVENNSGTFISSPGFNEFNTDVLFDDRRHYGGGFASLEFDTRDEKLFPSRGLYWESEWSSYYGLSDRATNYKHLHSSLSLYYSFQFPAIVTLASRTGYAHNFGEFSRDEFYNANTLGGRSNLRGYRKTRFYGRTSFYQNVDLRLKLLDFSSVLFPGKLGLLGFYDIGRVWTDQSSSAWHRAAGVGLWVAPLSKVAASLSYAFSPEENLISLDFGFFF, encoded by the coding sequence ATGATTCGATCCACCTTATTATTTATTGTCCTTGGGTTTTCCATTATTGGCTGGGCTCAGTCTCCTTCTACTCAGCATCAGGTTTTTTTGATAGGTGATGCGGGAGAGCCCAAACGAGCCACAGAAAACCTTTCGTCACTCAAGGAGCAATTGCAATCCGCAGGTAAGAACGCTACACTCATTTTTTTGGGGGACAATATTTACCCGAAAGGGTTGCCACCTAAAGAGCATCCAGGGCGAAAAGAGGCGGAAGAGAAATTGAAATTGCAGTTAGACATTACCAAAAAATTTGAAGGACGCACCATTGTCATTCCGGGTAACCATGATTGGGAAAAAGGGAGAAAAGAAGGTTGGAAGTATGTAAACGAACAAGAACGTTTTGTAAAAGAATATTTCGATAGTAAAAAGGTGTTTTACCCTAAAGACGGACACCCCGGCCCAGAAGAAATAAAACTTGCCGAAGGGCTTTATTTGATTGTGTTTGACATGCAATGGATACTCCATGCTTGGGAAAAACCACTGGAACATGATCCGTTAGAAAAAATGCTGCCGCTGGATGTGATAATGGACATCACCTCATTACTCGAAGAACATAAAAACGATCATGTTATTTTGGCTTCTCATCATCCTCTTTATAGCTATGGAGCACATGGAGGCAAATTTCCTTTGAAAACACACTTATTTCCACTCACAGAGTTGAACGAAAATCTTTATGTTCCGCTGCCTGTGGTCGGGTCTATCTACCCTGCTTATCGTGCCACTGCGGGATCTATCCAAGATATTCCTCACCCAGAGTACAAGACTATTCGTAATACGCTCGAACACTTTCTAAAACAATACCCCAACGTGGTCTATGTGGCTGGTCATGAGCATTCGCTACAGCATATTCAAAAAGATGGGGTCAACTATGTGGTGAGTGGCTCGGGTTCGAAAGCGACCTATCTCAAAGAAAATGGAGAGTACTTGGCTTTCGGAAAATCTATTGTTGGATTTGGTAAACTAAATTTCGACCAGGCCGATGTGTCTGTGGAGTTTTGGGCAGCAGACGATCAAAGTACCAAGGGGAAAAAAATCTATGAGGGAGGTTTGTATCAATTTAAGTATATACCCGATCCGAATGCCAATTATCCCAGATACGATTTTCATACTCAACTCATGACTACTGCTGCCTCAGAGCAGTATGAGGCGTCTAAAGGCAAGCGGGTATGGATGGGCGACAATTATCGTGCAGAGTGGAGCCAGCCAGTGACTGTACCTATATTTAATATCACAGAAGAAAAAGGAGGGCTAGAAGTAGTCAAACGAGGAGGAGGTATGCAGACCAACTCCCTACGGTTAGAAGCTAAAGATGGTCGCCAATATGTGCTGCGATCGGTAGAGAAATATGCTAACAAAGCAGTGCCTGACCTTCTTCAGGAAACCTTTGCGGTAAAGGTCGTACAGGATCAAATCAGCTCTAGCCATCCGTATGGTGCTTTTGTAGTACCACCATTGGCAGAAGCCGTGGGCATTTATCACACCAATCCTCGCCTCGTATATGTGCCCGACGATGGTGCATTTGGGACGTACCGGGAGGTGCTGGCGGGAGAATTGGCGCTGTTCGAAGAGCGACCAAGTGGAGACTGGTCAGATGCTAAGTTTTTTGGCAATTCCACTGATATCGTGGGTTCGCCAGAGGTACAAGAAGAGCTGCAAGACGACAACGACAATAGTGTAGACCAAAACTTTGTGCTTCGCAATAGATTGTTTGACATGGTGATAGGCGACTGGGATCGTCATGAAGACCAGTGGCGCTGGGCTTCTTTCGAGAAAGGCAAAGGCAATCTGTATCGCCCCATACCAAGAGACCGTGATCAGGTCTTTTTTATAAACGATGGCATTTTGCCCAAAATAGCCAGTAGGAAATGGGCGATGCCTAAGATTGAAGGGTTCAACGAGAATATGCGTTGGGCACCTGGGTTCAATTTTAACGCGCGCTACTTCGATCGCATATTTATGAACGAACCCGACAGAGACGAATGGCAGCAAATGATCCAACTGATTCAAGACAGCCTCACGGACGAAGTCATAGAAAATGCCATTAGAAAGTGGCCCGAAAATGTATATGCCTTGTCAGGCGAACGTACAGTAGCGACGCTGAAGGCGAGAAGAGATCATCTTGATGAATATGCTACAGCGTTTTATGAAAGTCTCTCCAAACAAGTGAACGTAGTAGGGACAGATAAAAAAGAATTGTTTTTAATAGAGAATTTGAACAAAGATCAGCTGAGAGTAACGTCTCATAAAATCTCTAAAAAAGGGCACATAGAGCAACCGCTATACCACCGTACGTTCGACGCTGCTGATACCAAAGAAGTAAGAATCTACGGGCTCGATGATGAGGATAGATTTAAGATTTCGGGAGATACAAAAAGCAAAGTGAAAGTTCGAGTGATCGGAGGAGAAGGAGACGATGAGATATTTGATATGACCTCTAACCAATCGGCACAAAATGTAAAAGTATATGACCTCAAAAAAGAAACGCTGTTTTCGACGGTAGATACGAGTTTTAAACCCCGGTTGAGTCGTGATCCAGATATTAACAATTATAATAAGTATGAGTTTAAATATGATCTGCTGCTGCCGCTGGTCGTAGGCTCGTACAACAGGGACGACGGCGTATTTGTAGGAGGGGGATTTATGTATACCAGGCATGGTTGGCGCAAAGAACCCTTTGCTTCTAGGCATCGCCTCATGGCCGATGTCGCCATAGCTACAGGGGCATTCAATGTAGCGTATAAGGGAGATTTCACCGATGTTTTTGGTAAGTGGAACCTCAATGCAGTAGTGGATGTGAAACGACCCGTAGTCAACAACTTTTTTGGCTTGGGCAACGAGTCTGTCTATGACGAAGACCGAGGCATAGACTATTATCGCTTGCGAGTAGAGGACTATTATTATGCGTTGTCGCTCTATAACGAAATAGGGAATAGTGGAAAAATAAGTTTGGGGCTACACCAGCGCAGTATAGAGGTAGAAAACAACAGTGGGACGTTTATCTCCTCTCCTGGGTTCAATGAGTTCAATACCGATGTACTCTTCGATGATAGAAGGCATTATGGAGGTGGTTTTGCCTCTCTTGAGTTCGACACTCGTGACGAAAAACTGTTTCCTTCTCGGGGGCTTTATTGGGAGTCTGAGTGGAGCAGTTACTATGGGCTTAGCGATCGCGCCACAAACTACAAACACTTGCATTCCAGCTTGTCCTTGTATTATAGTTTTCAGTTTCCAGCTATCGTTACTTTGGCCTCTCGGACAGGATATGCGCACAATTTTGGTGAGTTTAGCAGAGACGAGTTTTATAATGCCAACACTCTGGGTGGTCGAAGCAATCTGCGGGGCTATCGAAAGACTCGCTTTTATGGACGTACAAGTTTTTACCAAAACGTAGACCTTAGACTCAAACTGTTAGATTTTTCATCTGTCCTGTTTCCCGGAAAACTGGGGCTGCTGGGTTTTTATGATATAGGTAGGGTATGGACAGATCAATCGTCTAGTGCGTGGCACAGAGCAGCTGGGGTAGGCTTGTGGGTGGCACCATTGAGCAAAGTAGCGGCATCTTTGTCTTATGCTTTTTCTCCAGAAGAAAATCTGATTTCGCTTGATTTTGGCTTTTTCTTCTAA
- a CDS encoding class I SAM-dependent methyltransferase, whose amino-acid sequence MATYTTEIASDKIVSDNPIHQRLLQAYYEAQPYVKGQVLEPGCGEGRGIAVLSPQTKEYLALDKIEEVIEKLKPQFPSVDFRAAVFPPFIGIEDNTFDTVISFQVIEHIKEDKLFLEEIHRVLKPGGQGVITTPNIKMSLSRNPWHEREYTNQELKDLAGSIFSKVEMKGIAGNEKVMAYHEQNRASVAKITKFDIFNLQYRLPNALLRIPYDLLNRLNRNNLQKQDEGLVTEIDRTDYFLREEHEENLDLFCVVTK is encoded by the coding sequence ATGGCAACATACACTACAGAAATAGCATCGGATAAGATCGTATCCGACAATCCCATTCACCAACGATTATTACAGGCTTATTACGAGGCGCAGCCTTATGTAAAAGGCCAAGTGCTAGAACCTGGCTGTGGCGAAGGGCGCGGCATCGCCGTATTGTCTCCACAAACCAAAGAATATCTGGCGCTCGACAAAATTGAAGAGGTAATAGAAAAACTAAAACCTCAATTTCCTTCAGTAGATTTTAGGGCAGCAGTTTTTCCTCCCTTTATAGGCATCGAAGACAATACTTTTGATACGGTCATCTCTTTTCAGGTAATCGAACATATCAAGGAAGACAAGCTATTCCTCGAAGAAATCCACCGCGTACTAAAGCCTGGTGGCCAAGGCGTAATCACTACGCCCAACATCAAAATGTCGCTGTCGCGAAACCCATGGCATGAAAGAGAATACACCAATCAGGAGCTAAAAGACCTAGCTGGAAGTATTTTTTCTAAAGTGGAAATGAAAGGCATAGCAGGCAATGAAAAAGTAATGGCCTATCATGAGCAAAATAGAGCGTCTGTAGCCAAAATCACCAAGTTTGACATTTTCAATTTGCAGTATCGGCTGCCCAATGCCCTCTTACGTATCCCTTATGATCTGCTCAACAGACTCAATAGAAACAATCTACAAAAACAAGACGAAGGACTGGTGACTGAGATTGACCGAACGGATTATTTTCTCCGTGAGGAACATGAAGAAAACTTGGATCTGTTTTGTGTGGTCACTAAGTAA